From Longimicrobium sp., a single genomic window includes:
- the lspA gene encoding signal peptidase II produces the protein MTQYRRRWLALALFAVVAADWFTKFLVQNHIQLYGQRAVIEGWVWLAHARNPGIAFSFLRDLPEYIRLPILVAAASVGIAVAARIALRTRDGLVRLAAVLIMAGALGNLGDRVLNGWVTDFIQVRWFPFIFNVADVAITFGAILLAARMIFTEPQHGPPAPAQVQN, from the coding sequence ATGACGCAGTACCGACGCCGCTGGCTGGCCCTGGCGCTGTTCGCCGTGGTGGCCGCCGACTGGTTCACCAAGTTCCTCGTGCAGAACCACATCCAGCTCTACGGCCAGCGCGCCGTGATCGAGGGATGGGTGTGGCTGGCGCACGCCCGCAACCCGGGGATCGCCTTCTCCTTCCTGCGCGACCTTCCCGAGTACATCCGCCTGCCGATCCTGGTGGCCGCGGCGTCGGTCGGGATCGCGGTGGCCGCGCGCATCGCCCTTCGCACGCGCGACGGGCTGGTCCGGTTGGCGGCGGTGCTGATCATGGCCGGCGCGCTGGGGAACCTGGGCGACCGGGTGCTGAACGGGTGGGTGACGGACTTCATCCAGGTGCGCTGGTTCCCGTTCATCTTCAACGTCGCGGACGTGGCCATCACCTTCGGCGCCATCCTGCTGGCCGCGCGGATGATCTTCACCGAGCCGCAGCACGGCCCGCCCGCGCCGGCGCAGGTGCAGAACTGA
- a CDS encoding SagB/ThcOx family dehydrogenase, which translates to MVAHWDAGEFLLENYLSHRRVAVPPLVAHLLHGLDGYASSAEIAERLGIPGAAELVAELAAANVLVCKGSDLELQDLAVEERWPWGRAAAFFHYSAQNIVFHEDLRKEAELLAELASAVPPPPVYKDYGAPGLQLPGTQDDDLGGFWDVLRQRRTRRSFSGDAVSLDDFARVLLWTWGRSQVLHDPVFGEYVVKTSPSGGARHPVEVYPLVLRVNGVEPGLYHYSVRCHALSQLRSGFFADEAARLCAGQQWVADAAAVCFMTAVVQRSAWKYRQPHAYRVIHLDAGHLGQTFHLACTALGLAPFTTGASRETEVQQFLEIDGVSEIPMYVAAFGVPATQA; encoded by the coding sequence TTGGTCGCGCACTGGGACGCGGGCGAGTTCCTGCTCGAGAACTATCTCAGCCATCGCCGCGTTGCCGTGCCGCCGTTAGTGGCTCACCTGCTCCACGGGCTCGACGGCTATGCCAGTTCCGCCGAGATCGCCGAGCGTCTGGGGATTCCCGGCGCCGCGGAGCTCGTCGCAGAACTGGCCGCTGCCAACGTGCTGGTTTGCAAGGGAAGTGACCTCGAACTGCAGGACCTCGCGGTGGAGGAACGCTGGCCTTGGGGAAGGGCAGCCGCGTTCTTTCACTACTCCGCTCAGAACATCGTCTTTCACGAGGACCTCCGTAAAGAGGCCGAGTTGCTGGCCGAGCTCGCCTCGGCCGTGCCGCCGCCACCGGTATACAAGGATTACGGCGCGCCCGGGCTGCAACTTCCCGGCACCCAAGACGATGACCTTGGAGGCTTCTGGGATGTACTGCGCCAGCGACGCACACGCCGGTCTTTTTCAGGAGACGCGGTGTCGCTCGACGACTTCGCGCGGGTGCTGCTGTGGACGTGGGGACGGTCGCAGGTGTTGCACGACCCGGTGTTTGGCGAATACGTGGTGAAGACGAGCCCGTCCGGTGGAGCGCGCCACCCGGTGGAGGTATATCCTCTGGTCCTGCGGGTAAACGGCGTGGAACCGGGCCTTTACCACTACTCCGTCCGCTGCCATGCCCTGAGCCAATTGCGGTCTGGCTTCTTCGCCGACGAGGCAGCGAGGCTGTGTGCCGGGCAGCAGTGGGTAGCCGACGCAGCAGCGGTGTGCTTCATGACCGCCGTCGTGCAGAGGAGCGCATGGAAGTACCGGCAGCCGCATGCGTATCGGGTCATCCACCTCGATGCGGGACACCTCGGCCAGACCTTCCACCTGGCATGCACCGCACTGGGACTGGCACCGTTCACGACCGGCGCGTCTCGTGAAACCGAGGTCCAGCAGTTCCTGGAGATCGACGGCGTTTCCGAAATCCCGATGTACGTAGCAGCATTTGGCGTCCCTGCGACACAGGCCTGA
- a CDS encoding aminotransferase class I/II-fold pyridoxal phosphate-dependent enzyme, whose product MPDLARRFRDLPPYPLTDVPGIKRDLRARGVDVIDLGTGDADLAPPPAAVQALQQAACDPNNSRYPFQLGLVPFREEIARWMGTRFGLDVDPMGEIALLIGSKEGIYHLPFAFLEPGDATIIPDPGYQAYVGGTVLAGGQPHLVPLRPENDFLVPFWELPEEVVRRTRILYLNYPNNPTAACAPREYLERAVAWCREHDVILSYDNAYSEIAYDGYRPPSVLEIPGAKEVAIEFHSLSKTYNMTGWRIGWAVGNPDLVAAVTRVKTFADTGVSLSIQHAAMAALRSHAEWVPQNVATFQRRRDAAWEAFRAAGFDLPKPAASMYLWVPLPAGVESEPWARRLLLEQGVAVLPGKSLGAGGEGFFRVALTQTEARLQEGAERIARMV is encoded by the coding sequence ATGCCCGATCTCGCCCGCCGCTTCCGCGACCTGCCGCCGTACCCGCTGACCGACGTCCCGGGGATCAAGCGCGATCTGCGCGCGCGGGGGGTCGACGTGATCGACCTGGGCACGGGCGACGCCGACCTGGCGCCGCCGCCCGCCGCGGTGCAGGCGCTGCAGCAGGCCGCGTGCGATCCCAACAACTCGCGCTATCCCTTCCAGCTGGGCCTCGTCCCCTTCCGCGAGGAGATCGCGCGGTGGATGGGGACGCGCTTCGGGCTCGATGTCGACCCGATGGGGGAGATCGCGCTGCTGATCGGGAGCAAGGAGGGGATCTACCATCTCCCCTTCGCGTTCCTGGAGCCGGGTGACGCCACCATCATCCCCGATCCGGGCTACCAGGCGTACGTCGGCGGAACCGTCCTCGCGGGCGGCCAGCCGCACCTGGTGCCGCTTCGCCCCGAGAACGACTTCCTCGTCCCCTTCTGGGAGCTGCCGGAGGAGGTCGTGCGCCGCACGCGCATCCTCTACCTCAACTATCCCAACAACCCCACCGCCGCCTGCGCGCCGCGCGAGTACCTGGAGCGCGCGGTGGCCTGGTGCCGCGAACACGACGTGATCCTGTCGTACGACAACGCCTACAGCGAGATCGCGTACGACGGCTACCGCCCGCCCTCGGTGCTGGAGATCCCGGGCGCGAAGGAGGTGGCGATCGAGTTCCACTCGCTGTCGAAGACCTACAACATGACCGGGTGGCGGATCGGCTGGGCGGTGGGGAACCCCGACCTCGTGGCCGCCGTCACGCGGGTGAAGACGTTCGCCGACACCGGCGTGTCGCTCAGCATCCAGCACGCGGCGATGGCGGCGCTGCGCTCGCACGCCGAGTGGGTGCCGCAGAACGTGGCCACCTTCCAGCGCCGCCGCGACGCCGCGTGGGAGGCGTTCCGCGCTGCCGGGTTCGACCTTCCGAAGCCCGCGGCCAGCATGTACCTGTGGGTGCCGCTCCCCGCCGGCGTGGAAAGCGAGCCGTGGGCGCGGCGGCTGCTGCTGGAGCAGGGCGTGGCCGTGCTCCCCGGCAAGTCCCTTGGCGCCGGTGGCGAGGGCTTCTTCCGCGTCGCCCTCACGCAGACCGAGGCGCGGCTGCAGGAAGGCGCCGAGCGCATCGCCAGGATGGTGTGA
- a CDS encoding fumarylacetoacetate hydrolase family protein yields MDLPRPSKIVCVGRNYLEHARELGNELPERPLIFLKPPSSLVGDGEAIVLPPESERVEHEGEIAVVIGRRARHVSAADAWDFVAGFAPLNDVTARDLQKTDGQWTRAKGFDTFCALGPIAVLDGIDRDGLEVVCRVNGEVRQHGRVGEMAFSIPQLIAYISGVMTLEPGDVIATGTPAGVGPLRDGDVVEVEVPGVGTVRNPVKDA; encoded by the coding sequence TTGGATCTCCCGCGCCCGTCCAAGATCGTCTGCGTCGGCAGGAACTACCTGGAGCACGCGCGCGAGCTGGGGAACGAGCTTCCCGAGCGTCCGCTGATCTTCCTCAAGCCACCCTCGTCGCTGGTGGGGGATGGCGAGGCCATCGTCCTGCCGCCGGAGAGCGAGCGGGTGGAGCACGAGGGCGAGATCGCGGTGGTGATCGGCCGCCGCGCGCGCCACGTCTCCGCCGCCGACGCGTGGGATTTCGTCGCGGGGTTCGCGCCGCTGAACGACGTGACCGCGCGCGACCTGCAGAAGACCGACGGCCAGTGGACGCGGGCGAAGGGGTTCGACACCTTCTGCGCGCTGGGTCCCATCGCCGTGCTGGACGGCATCGACCGCGACGGGCTGGAGGTGGTCTGCCGCGTGAACGGCGAGGTCCGCCAGCACGGCCGCGTGGGCGAGATGGCGTTCTCCATCCCCCAATTGATCGCGTACATTTCGGGGGTGATGACGCTGGAGCCGGGCGACGTGATCGCCACGGGCACCCCGGCGGGCGTGGGCCCGCTGCGCGACGGCGACGTGGTGGAGGTCGAGGTCCCCGGCGTGGGGACGGTCCGCAACCCCGTGAAGGACGCATGA